The DNA window GCGCCGGGCAAAGCCTCCGAGCGTGCGGATCTGGGCGTCGATGCCGCTGCGGCTCAAATCCTCCAGCAAATCGTCGTGCAGGTGAACGCCGTCGAACGTCGCGTTGGTCGGATGGATTTCGTGCAGCCACGCGAGGTACTCGTCGACGAAATGCGGTAAGGGTTCGGCGGAATACATTCTGATAAGATCGGCGCCCCGCGCATGGCCGGCACCCTGTATGTGGTCGCCACTCCCATCGGCAACCTCGAAGATGTCACGTTGCGCGCCCTCAGGATCCTTCGCGACGTCCCGCTGATTGCAGCCGAGGACACTCGCCGGACAGCGCGGCTTCTCCAACACTACTCGATCTCGACGCGGACGACGAGCCTGCACGCCCACAACGAGCACGAGAAGGCGCCCGTTCTGATCGATCGGTTGAAAGCGGGCGATTCCATTGCGCTCGTGACGGATGCGGGCACGCCGCTGATCTCGGATCCGGGGCAGGGCCTGGTCCGGCAGGCGCGTGCCGCGGGGATTCGGGTCGAAGCGATCCCGGGACCGAGTGCGGTCATGGCCGCCCTGTCCGCCTCCGGCTGGGGCGGCGAAGGGTTTACCTTCCTGGGTTTCCCACCACATAGGTCGTCTGACCGCGAGCGATGGCTGGCCAGGCTGGTGGATATAGGCCAATTGACCGTTGTTTTCGAGGCGCCGCATCGGATTGCGCGCACTCTCGACGAGCTGGGAGAGCTGTTCGGTAAGGACCACGAGATCGCCGTCGCCCGCGAGTTGACCAAGGCCCACGAGGAATTGGTCATTGGACCGATATCGGCGGCGCGCACGCGATTTCACGAGGCCCGCGGCGAGTTCACGCTCCTCATTCCCCCCAAGAACGCCTCGTCGTCTGCGCCGGTTTCAGTCCCCGACGTGAACCACCTGCGCGAGGAACTTGGTCGATTGGCCAAAGACAGGGCGATCGGCCGGCGTGACGCACTCAAGCAGCTGGCGGCGCGGTACGGCCTTTCCGTGAACCAGCTGTACAGATTGCTGGAGTCTTGACCCAAACCAACGGGATTTGTTACTGTGCCAGCCGGGTTCCGCTGCCGGGTAAGACCGCAGATGCCGATGGCCAAATCGCGCCGGGTGACCAAATCCCGGACTTCCGCTCGTAAACCCGCCCGCGTTGCCAGCAAACGTGGCGCAGCCGACCGGAAACGGTCTTCGCGGCCCGGCAAGGGCGCTTCGGTTCGGAATGCCGCCCGAAAGCCGTCGGCCAAACGGCCTGCACCGAAACCCGCGTCCCAGGCTGCGGCGAAAGCCGTGAAGGCGGCGCCGGTGCCGGCACCGCCCGCGCCTCCCGCGCCGCCGCCGCGCAAGCCGACGTATCACGAGGCGGTCGCGATGTACGAGCGGGGCCTCCAGGCCTTGCAGCGGCGCGATTTCGCGGCGTCCGCCGCGGCGCTCCGCACCGTCATCGAGCGCTACCCGGACGAGCGCGAACTGCTCGAGCGCGCCCGCCTCTATCTCAAGGTGTGCGAGCGCGAACTCGAGCCGAAGGAACCGACGCCGAAAACCGCCGACGAGTGGGTCTACGCCGCGACCGTCGCGCAGAATTCGGGCGATGAACCTACCGCGTTGAGACATCTGCAGCGGGCACTGAACGAGGACCCGCGCCACGATCACGCACACTACCTGATGGCGGTCGCCATGGCCCAGCGCGGCGATCCGGGCACGGCGCTGGATCATCTGCGCCGCGCCATTGCGCTGAACCCGGAGAACCGCTCGCGCGCCCGCCAGGACCAGGACCTCGACATCATTCGCGAGGAACCCGGGTTCAAGGTCGCGCTCGACACGGCGCCGGCAGAGGGTCCCACCACCGTCGCCGCGTCAGCCCCGGCCGCAGCCGTCCGTTCGCGAAAGCCCCGTCGCTGATTCACCTCGTCAGTTCCATTTCTGGGTAGGCCCCCGGCCTATGTCGAACATCCACGTCGTCATACTCGCGGCCGGCAAGGGTACCCGCATGAAGTCGGCAGAGCCGAAAGTCCTGCATCCGGCTGGCGGGCTGCCGCTGATCGAACACGTGCTCAGGACCGCGGATTCGCTGCATCCCGCCACGACCGTGGTGGTCGTTGGCCACCAGGCAGAACGCGTCACGGCCGGGCTCGCAAAACGGCTGGGCCTCCGCTTTGCATTGCAGCAGCCGCAGCTCGGCACGGGGCACGCCGTGCTGCAGGCGGAACCGCACCTGGCGGGCGCGACCGGCACGCTGGTGCTGCTCTCGGGGGACGTGCCGCTGCTGCGGCCGGCGACGTTGAAGTCGCTCGTCGACGTCCACGCCGCGACCGGTGCCGCCGCAACGGTGCTGACGGCCCGCGTGACCGGGCCGCACGAGTACGGGCGGATCGTGCGCGGGGAAGACGGCCGCATCACGGCGATCGTCGAGCACAAGGACGCGACCCCGGCCGAGCGTCAGATTGACGAGATCAACAGCGGCATCTATGCCTTCGCGCTCGAGCCGCTGTTCGACGCGCTGCGATCGATCGGATCGGGGAACGCGCAGGGGGAGTACTACCTGCCGGACCTCGTCGGGATTTACCGCTCGCAGGGGCGGACGGTGGAAACGGTGCGGCTGGACGACTCGCGGGAAATCCTCGGAGTCAACAGCCGGAGGGAGCTTGCGGACGTGACCGCCATTCTGAAGACGACGCGCAACGAGGAGCTGATGGCCGGGGGCGTATCGATCGTCGATCCGGCGACGGCCTGGATCGGCCCCGACGTGACGATCGGTCCCGACACCGTGATCC is part of the Vicinamibacterales bacterium genome and encodes:
- the rsmI gene encoding 16S rRNA (cytidine(1402)-2'-O)-methyltransferase, which translates into the protein MAGTLYVVATPIGNLEDVTLRALRILRDVPLIAAEDTRRTARLLQHYSISTRTTSLHAHNEHEKAPVLIDRLKAGDSIALVTDAGTPLISDPGQGLVRQARAAGIRVEAIPGPSAVMAALSASGWGGEGFTFLGFPPHRSSDRERWLARLVDIGQLTVVFEAPHRIARTLDELGELFGKDHEIAVARELTKAHEELVIGPISAARTRFHEARGEFTLLIPPKNASSSAPVSVPDVNHLREELGRLAKDRAIGRRDALKQLAARYGLSVNQLYRLLES
- a CDS encoding tetratricopeptide repeat protein, translated to MPMAKSRRVTKSRTSARKPARVASKRGAADRKRSSRPGKGASVRNAARKPSAKRPAPKPASQAAAKAVKAAPVPAPPAPPAPPPRKPTYHEAVAMYERGLQALQRRDFAASAAALRTVIERYPDERELLERARLYLKVCERELEPKEPTPKTADEWVYAATVAQNSGDEPTALRHLQRALNEDPRHDHAHYLMAVAMAQRGDPGTALDHLRRAIALNPENRSRARQDQDLDIIREEPGFKVALDTAPAEGPTTVAASAPAAAVRSRKPRR
- the glmU gene encoding bifunctional UDP-N-acetylglucosamine diphosphorylase/glucosamine-1-phosphate N-acetyltransferase GlmU codes for the protein MSNIHVVILAAGKGTRMKSAEPKVLHPAGGLPLIEHVLRTADSLHPATTVVVVGHQAERVTAGLAKRLGLRFALQQPQLGTGHAVLQAEPHLAGATGTLVLLSGDVPLLRPATLKSLVDVHAATGAAATVLTARVTGPHEYGRIVRGEDGRITAIVEHKDATPAERQIDEINSGIYAFALEPLFDALRSIGSGNAQGEYYLPDLVGIYRSQGRTVETVRLDDSREILGVNSRRELADVTAILKTTRNEELMAGGVSIVDPATAWIGPDVTIGPDTVIHPNVYLEGRTRIGSSCVIHAGVRIVDSTLDDGVVVNNYCVISESHVAAGARIGPFAHLRPQSDIGEGAHVGNFTELKKTVLGKGSKANHLSYLGDAVIGENVNIGAGTITCNYDGTHKHRTVIEDGAFVGSDTQLIAPVTVRKGAYIGTGTTVREDVPAGSLAVSAGRQRNIEGWVEKKRNRGPKSEG